In Limnohabitans sp. TEGF004, the genomic window TCGAAGGCTCAGGCATCGAGGTGTTGGTGCAAGGTGAATGGCCCAAGCGTCATTTGATGGAGCGTTTTCGCGAAGGTGCGAAAGTGGGTGAGGGCGGTTGCGTGTTGGTGGCCTCAGCCACGTTCTGGGAAGGCTTTGATGTGCCGGGTGATGCGCTGCAGCTGGTCATCATCGACAAGCTGCCGTTTCCGCCGCCGAACGATCCATTGGTCGAGGCGCGCAGCAAGCGCTTAGAGTCCCAAGGCCGCAGCCCGTTCAACGACTACTTTGTGCCAGAGGCTGTGGTGGCTTTGAAGCAGGGGGCTGGGCGGTTGATTCGCACCGAGTCTGATCAAGGGGTCTTGGTGCTGTGTGACAACCGTTTGGTCACCACAGGGTATGGCCGTCGTTTGATGGCGGCTTTGCCGCCCATGCGTCAGTTGCAAACGACTGAGGCGTTGGCTCAGTCGTTGGAGGCGCTCAACCTAGACTTTATTTCCAGAACTTCCACCACGACTTTTTAGTCGCTGCGCGCTCTGGGTACAAGAAGGCTGTATTGGGGTAGGTGGTTTCTAACACGCGTTTGGTGTCATCGCGCAACTGGTTCAGACCTAACTTGTCGTAGGACTGCACCATGATGAACAAAGCTTCTTCGACCGCTGGCACATCGCGGAACTCCTGCACCGTAGTTTGTGCGCGGTTGATCGCCGCTACATAGGCGCCACGTTGGTAATAGAAGCGCGCCACGTGGACGTCTGAACGCGCCAGTGAGTTTTTGATAAATGCCATGCGCAAGCGTGCATCTTCTGCATACTTTGAGCTTGGGAATCGATTCACCAATTCGCGGAAGGCTTCAAACGATTCTTTCGCTTGCTTAGGGTCGCGTTCAGCTAAATCTTGTTCGGCGACAGATGACATGAGTCCCAAGTTGTCGTTGAAGTTGACCAAACCTTTGAGGTACAGCGCATAGTCCATTGCTGGACTGGCAGGGTGCAGCTTGATGAAGCGGTCCAGTGTGGCGACAGCTTGCACGGGTTCGTTGGTTTTGTACTGTGCCCATGCTTTGTCTAGCTGAGCTTGTTGTGCCAAAGGCGTGCCCGCAGCACGGCCTTCGAGCTTTTCATACATGCCAATGGCTTTGTCGTAACCGCCCGCGGCCATTTCGTCTTTGGCCTCGTTGTAGAGCTTGTCGTTGCTCCAGTCTTTGGTGGGGTCGTAGTTGCTGTCGGCGCATCCTGTGAAAAGAATAGCAGTCGATAGGCCAATGGCCATCCACACAGTCGATAATTTGAGTCGTAACACCACAGGTCAACCTCTTGAAGCAAAGTAAATCCATTCTATCGGCTCAGCCACCATCCCCCACGCCTGTTCAGGAGGATGTTTTGCTCGATGAGCATGTCGACCTCATCGACGGGCCAGAGGTGGAAACCCGTGAACTCTCCATCCCCAACGATTTGCATGGCGAGCGTCTAGACCGCGCTCTGGCTGTGTTGTTGCCTGAGTTCTCGCGCAGCTTCTCTCAGCAGTTGCTCAGCGAAGGGTGTGTCAGCTGCGTGTTGCCCACCTCTCGCGTGATGACCAAGGCCTCGGCCAAGGTGCGTATGGGCGAGCGTTATCAACTCATCTTGAGGCCTACGCCGCAGAGTCAGGCTTTCAAACCAGAAGACATCCCGTTGGACGTCATTTACCAAGACGAAGATCTGCGTGTGCTGTTCAAGCCAGCAGGTTTGGTGGTACATCCTGCGCCCGGTAACTGGAGCGGCACACTGCTCAATGGCTTGCTGGCCTTGGACCCACAAGCGGTGATGCTGCCCCGCGCGGGCATCGTGCACCGCCTTGATAAAGACACCAGTGGCTTGATGATCGTAGCGCGCACGCGTCGCGCCATGGATGCCTTGGTGGCCATGATTGCAGAACGTGAAGTGCACCGCGAATATTTGGCCGTGGCCTACCGCAAATGGAGTGGCACACCTGTGCGCGACATCGTGGCTGCCATTGGCCGCGACTACCGCAACCGCTTGCGCATGGCTGTGGTTGATCTGGAGCGCTTGCCAGGCAAAGAAGCCCACACCACCTTTGAATGTCTGAGCAGTCAAGAAGAAGCTTGTTTGGTGCAATGCACCTTGCACACAGGCCGCACGCATCAAATTCGCGTGCACATGGCGCACTTTGGTCATCCGCTGGTGGGCGATTCGCTTTATGCAGGGCCGATGACGCTTGGCATTGACCGCCAAGCCTTGCATGCTTTCCGCCTGAGCTTTGACCATCCCATCACCGGCGAGCCTCTCAAATTTGAAGCGCCATTGCCTGACGATATGGTCAATTTACTGGCCGGTTTGGGCCTCAAGCGCCCCGACTAGGTCTTTCCAGCCACCTCCGTTACAATATAGGCTCACGCTTGTGAAAGCGGTGAGCCCTTTGGCTCTGACTCGTGCCATGCCCCGCATGGCCCTTACTGCCTCGAGATGAATTTTCGTAGGCCTTTTCCTCGACCCTTGACCCGGAACTCTCACGATGAACACCGTGGATGCCAAGCGCGTACTTGAGACCGCCCTGATTTGTTCGCACCAACCCATCCAGATTCGCGATTTGCGCGTGCTGTTCTCTGACGCCTTGGGCGCAGACACCATTCGCACCTTGCTGGAAGAAATGCAGCTCGACTGGGCGCAGCGCGGCGTTGAGCTGGTGCAAGTGGCCACCGGTTGGCGCTTTCAAAGCCGCCCAGAAATGCGTGAATATTTGGACCGTTTGAACCCTGAGAAGCCTCCTAAATACTCACGTGCCGTGATGGAAACCTTGGCCATCATTGCCTACCGCCAACCGGTGACCCGTGGCGACATGGAAGACATCCGTGGCGTGACCGTTAATTCACTCGTCATCAAACAACTCGAAGACCGTGGCTGGGTCGAAGTGATTGGCCACCGCGAAACCGTGGGCCGTCCTTCTTTGTACGCCACCACACGCCAGTTCTTGGACGACTTAGGCTTGGCCTCACTCGACCAATTGCCTGTGTACGACAGCGCCCAGGCGCAAGCCAACGCCTTTGCCCGTTTGGGCGAAGACGACCCATCTTTACAAATGAACATGGCCCTTGAGTCTGCTGATGCGACTGAAGTTGCCACGCCAGTCGAAGGCGAGGCGGTTGCAGAAGTGGCCGCACAAGCCCCAACGGCGCTCAGCGACGATGCCCCTATTTTTGAACTTTCCTCACCCAGAGACCCCGCCCCAACCGGCGACGACACGCATGAACACTAAACACCACGACCTGGGTGGCAAGCCAACCGAATCACACGACGAATTTTTGGATGACGACGACACCGCGTTTGACTTTGACGACGTCGTTTCTGGCGAGTTCGATGCCGAGCTGATCCGCGCCGAAGCTGCGCCAGAAAAGCGAGTGCTCTTGCCACAACCTGAATCGCCGAAGCTGCACAAAGTCTTGGCCCAATCGGGCATGGGCTCGCGCATCGAGATGGAGCGCCTCATTGCCGAAGGCCATGTGGCTGTGAACAACGAAGTGGCCCACACCGGCCAACGCGTGCAGTTTGGTGACCAGATCAAGGTCAATGGCCGTCAGCTCAAGGTGCGCATTGCACCACCGCCACCGCGCGTGATCGCGTATCACAAGCCTGCGGGCGAAGTGGTGACCACCGATGATCCACAAAACCGCCCGACTGTTTTCCGCCGCTTGCCCCGCCTGTACCAAGGCAAATGGCAATCCGTGGGCCGTTTGGACTTGAACACCGAAGGCTTGTTGCTGTTCACCAGCTCTGGTGAGTTGGCCAACCAGCTGATGCACCCACGCTTTGGCTTGCAACGCGAATACGCGGTGCGCTCGCTGGGCAAACTCAGCAAAGACCAAAAAGAACAGCTCATCACGGGCATTCAGCTCGACGATGGTCCAGCCCAATTTGGCTCGATCGAAGAGGGCGGTGGCGAAGGTTCTAACTGCTGGTACCGCGTCACCATTTCTGAAGGCCGCAACCGCGAAGTGCGCCGCATGTTCGAGGCCGTGGGCCACGCCGTGAGCCGCCTGATTCGTATTCGTTACGGCGCTATGGTGTTGCCACGCGGCTTGAAGCGCGGCGCGTTTGTAGAGCTGGGTGAGCGCGACATTCGCGCGCTGATGGAAGCCGCTGGTGCTGAAGCACCGATGCAAAGCGGCCCCTCACGCCATGACCGCAGCGAGCGCGCCAACAGCCGCCGTCGCGGCAACAGCATTGGTCCGCGTCCATCCACACCGCGTGCGGCTGAAGAGCGCAGTGGCCCCGAGCGTTTGGTGCGTACAGAGCGCCGCCGCGGTGGCAAAGCGCCAGAGCGCGCACCACAGCCAGATCCAATGCAAACCTCAGTGGGCTACATCGGTGCAGACAGCTACGCCGAGGAGCGTCAACGCAAAAAAGATGGCCAAAAAGCATTCAAAGCCGGCCTGGTCGGTGGTCCACGTCCTTCCAGCAGCGGTCCACGCCGCGGTGGCTCGGCAGGGGGCAGCTTTGGTGGTGGCCGCTCGGGCGGCGGCAACGCTGGCGGTTCAGGTGGCAATCGTGGCCAAGGCGGGCGAGGCGGCCGATAAATCACACGCAAGATGCACCAAAAACGCTTGCCC contains:
- a CDS encoding outer membrane protein assembly factor BamD, producing MLRLKLSTVWMAIGLSTAILFTGCADSNYDPTKDWSNDKLYNEAKDEMAAGGYDKAIGMYEKLEGRAAGTPLAQQAQLDKAWAQYKTNEPVQAVATLDRFIKLHPASPAMDYALYLKGLVNFNDNLGLMSSVAEQDLAERDPKQAKESFEAFRELVNRFPSSKYAEDARLRMAFIKNSLARSDVHVARFYYQRGAYVAAINRAQTTVQEFRDVPAVEEALFIMVQSYDKLGLNQLRDDTKRVLETTYPNTAFLYPERAATKKSWWKFWK
- a CDS encoding RluA family pseudouridine synthase, yielding MLDEHVDLIDGPEVETRELSIPNDLHGERLDRALAVLLPEFSRSFSQQLLSEGCVSCVLPTSRVMTKASAKVRMGERYQLILRPTPQSQAFKPEDIPLDVIYQDEDLRVLFKPAGLVVHPAPGNWSGTLLNGLLALDPQAVMLPRAGIVHRLDKDTSGLMIVARTRRAMDALVAMIAEREVHREYLAVAYRKWSGTPVRDIVAAIGRDYRNRLRMAVVDLERLPGKEAHTTFECLSSQEEACLVQCTLHTGRTHQIRVHMAHFGHPLVGDSLYAGPMTLGIDRQALHAFRLSFDHPITGEPLKFEAPLPDDMVNLLAGLGLKRPD
- the scpB gene encoding SMC-Scp complex subunit ScpB, with amino-acid sequence MNTVDAKRVLETALICSHQPIQIRDLRVLFSDALGADTIRTLLEEMQLDWAQRGVELVQVATGWRFQSRPEMREYLDRLNPEKPPKYSRAVMETLAIIAYRQPVTRGDMEDIRGVTVNSLVIKQLEDRGWVEVIGHRETVGRPSLYATTRQFLDDLGLASLDQLPVYDSAQAQANAFARLGEDDPSLQMNMALESADATEVATPVEGEAVAEVAAQAPTALSDDAPIFELSSPRDPAPTGDDTHEH
- a CDS encoding pseudouridine synthase; this translates as MNTKHHDLGGKPTESHDEFLDDDDTAFDFDDVVSGEFDAELIRAEAAPEKRVLLPQPESPKLHKVLAQSGMGSRIEMERLIAEGHVAVNNEVAHTGQRVQFGDQIKVNGRQLKVRIAPPPPRVIAYHKPAGEVVTTDDPQNRPTVFRRLPRLYQGKWQSVGRLDLNTEGLLLFTSSGELANQLMHPRFGLQREYAVRSLGKLSKDQKEQLITGIQLDDGPAQFGSIEEGGGEGSNCWYRVTISEGRNREVRRMFEAVGHAVSRLIRIRYGAMVLPRGLKRGAFVELGERDIRALMEAAGAEAPMQSGPSRHDRSERANSRRRGNSIGPRPSTPRAAEERSGPERLVRTERRRGGKAPERAPQPDPMQTSVGYIGADSYAEERQRKKDGQKAFKAGLVGGPRPSSSGPRRGGSAGGSFGGGRSGGGNAGGSGGNRGQGGRGGR